A stretch of bacterium DNA encodes these proteins:
- the panC gene encoding pantoate--beta-alanine ligase, translating to MEIIAKIKEIQEKSSCLRAKNKEIGFVPTMGALHQGHISLIEKCKEGNDWTIVSIFVNSIQFNDQDDLNFYPRPLDEDLDICRRFKVDTVFIPSIKEMYPEDQLTFVNVNKLSTNLCGKYRPGHFQGVATVVTKLFNITKPHRAYFGLKDYQQVEIVKRLVKDLNFDLEIITLPTVRNEGNLALSSRNKDLTLEEQKRAVILSQSLRKAFSLLEKDVKDPKLIIKQMNSLINQEPLAEIEYIKICDPAYLTDLDYINKEALVALAVRFGKVRLIDNLVWKKEEHV from the coding sequence ATGGAAATTATTGCCAAGATTAAAGAAATACAAGAGAAGAGTTCTTGTTTAAGAGCAAAAAATAAAGAGATCGGCTTTGTTCCTACTATGGGTGCCTTGCACCAAGGACATATAAGTTTAATTGAAAAATGTAAAGAAGGGAATGATTGGACAATAGTAAGTATTTTTGTCAATTCTATCCAGTTTAACGATCAAGATGACCTTAATTTTTATCCTCGTCCTTTAGATGAAGACTTAGATATTTGCAGGAGATTTAAAGTAGATACTGTTTTTATTCCTTCTATAAAAGAGATGTATCCTGAAGACCAGCTAACTTTTGTAAATGTAAATAAGCTGAGTACTAATCTATGCGGAAAATATCGACCTGGCCATTTTCAAGGAGTAGCTACGGTAGTTACCAAGTTATTTAATATTACTAAACCTCATCGAGCTTATTTTGGATTAAAGGATTACCAACAAGTTGAAATAGTTAAAAGATTGGTCAAGGATTTAAATTTTGATCTCGAAATTATAACCTTACCTACGGTTAGAAATGAAGGTAATTTAGCTTTAAGCTCTCGAAACAAGGATTTAACTTTAGAAGAGCAAAAAAGAGCTGTTATTTTATCCCAATCTCTAAGAAAAGCCTTCTCTCTTTTAGAGAAGGATGTTAAGGATCCAAAGCTCATTATTAAACAAATGAATAGTCTAATTAACCAAGAGCCTTTAGCTGAGATTGAATATATTAAGATCTGTGATCCTGCCTATCTTACTGATCTTGACTATATTAATAAAGAAGCTTTGGTAGCTTTAGCGGTTAGATTTGGTAAGGTTCGCTTAATAGATAACTTAGTTTGGAAAAAAGAAGAGCATGTCTAA